A single region of the Streptomyces caelestis genome encodes:
- a CDS encoding alpha/beta hydrolase-fold protein, producing MRLVGEDTFAAFGLPGTPGTDEFWAAARTPASIPDGDGWVTLFLWRGPDAALIDFESWSEPVPLARFGETDCWYAEVPMPARLRVTYRFRVGEEAYADPLNPAGAGGDRSIAGTPDAPAQPHWPAVGADGVLPLPRTRIRWASERLGGRRTVRVHPAGGGGPVVLLLDGDDWLYLHPAMTAFDSAVAGGEMPPVTLLFLPAKDREAEFACRPELWEAVRDELLPLVAESGVRADLDRLVVAGQSLGGLSAVYAALEFPELVSRVACQSGSFWWTSDAMGTADPLGGPVGGAIAARLREGADLSGLRVAFDVGEHETRMLPHCEAVEAVAERAGAAVRVSRSASGHDRVGWRHALLRDVAWALGSG from the coding sequence ATGAGGTTGGTGGGGGAAGACACGTTCGCCGCGTTCGGACTGCCCGGCACACCCGGCACCGACGAGTTCTGGGCGGCCGCGCGGACACCCGCGTCGATACCCGACGGCGACGGCTGGGTGACCCTCTTCCTGTGGCGTGGGCCCGACGCGGCGCTCATCGACTTCGAGAGCTGGTCCGAGCCCGTGCCCTTGGCCCGGTTCGGTGAGACGGACTGCTGGTACGCCGAGGTGCCCATGCCCGCCCGGCTGCGGGTGACGTACCGGTTCCGCGTGGGCGAGGAGGCGTACGCCGATCCGCTCAACCCGGCCGGGGCCGGCGGTGACCGGTCCATCGCCGGGACGCCGGACGCGCCGGCCCAGCCGCACTGGCCCGCTGTCGGCGCCGACGGAGTGCTGCCCCTCCCCCGCACGCGGATCCGCTGGGCCAGTGAACGGCTGGGCGGACGGCGGACCGTACGCGTCCATCCGGCGGGCGGCGGCGGACCGGTGGTGCTGCTGCTCGACGGGGACGACTGGCTGTATCTGCACCCGGCCATGACCGCGTTCGACTCGGCGGTCGCCGGTGGGGAGATGCCGCCGGTCACCCTCCTCTTCCTGCCGGCCAAGGACAGGGAGGCCGAGTTCGCGTGCCGGCCCGAACTGTGGGAGGCGGTCCGGGACGAACTGCTGCCGCTGGTGGCGGAGTCCGGGGTCCGTGCCGACCTCGACCGGTTGGTGGTCGCCGGGCAGAGCCTCGGGGGATTGAGTGCGGTGTACGCGGCGCTGGAGTTTCCGGAGCTGGTGTCGCGGGTGGCCTGTCAGTCGGGGTCGTTCTGGTGGACGTCCGATGCGATGGGGACGGCGGACCCGTTGGGGGGGCCGGTGGGTGGTGCGATCGCCGCGCGGCTGCGGGAGGGGGCGGATCTGTCGGGGCTTCGGGTCGCGTTCGATGTGGGGGAACACGAGACGCGGATGCTGCCGCATTGCGAGGCGGTGGAGGCTGTGGCCGAGCGGGCCGGGGCGGCCGTGCGGGTTTCGCGGTCGGCCTCCGGCCACGATCGGGTGGGGTGGCGGCATGCCCTGCTGAGGGATGTCGCCTGGGCACTGGGATCCGGGTGA
- a CDS encoding MbtH family protein, giving the protein MSTNPFDDADGRFLVLVNDEGQHSLWPSFADVPGGWTIAFEENTREACLEYVEANWTDLRPRSLAESMDA; this is encoded by the coding sequence ATGAGCACCAACCCCTTCGACGACGCCGACGGCCGTTTCCTCGTCCTCGTGAACGACGAGGGCCAGCACTCGCTCTGGCCGTCCTTCGCGGACGTGCCCGGGGGGTGGACGATCGCCTTCGAGGAGAACACCCGCGAGGCCTGCCTGGAGTACGTCGAGGCCAACTGGACCGACCTGCGCCCCCGTTCCCTCGCCGAGTCCATGGACGCCTGA
- a CDS encoding amidohydrolase, with translation MLCTRLTNARFVTMDPAHPVAHDLGIWRGRIVGLDEAVTGLPAREVIDLQGATVLPGFIDAHVHLAWTGFKQNTPSIAGRTRIDDVLAVVEEAVLQKGAPGAWVNIAGYDQRTLGRHLTAAELDRVSHGHKVFVLHDSGHGCVVNTAVLDLLPAGVPHENGFLAEGAMGAARALRLPHSQEELAEAIGRAARTCVAEGVTACAEAGIGGTLFGHSPVELGAYQLAREKGLLPLRVQLMVAADRLRPVGAHEADGIPRALDLGLRTGFGEDWLSVGALKIYTDGGMMARTAALSSPYEGLDHTGQLQDEPETLTETIVAGHLAGWQLAVHAIGDRAADVVLDALERAQRLRPRHGVRHRVEHAGLIRPDQLSRFARLGVSAVVQPNFLRYFGDDYAAIMGEERAPWLYRGKGFLDHGITLVGSSDRPVTDGSPLRAVQFMVERASESGQVIGPDEAITVDEALRAYTVAGAYACHWEDSIGSLSPGKRADLVVLGDDPRRVDTSRIGDIEVVATYVDGRDRGDGGPESGEGKR, from the coding sequence ATGCTCTGCACCAGACTGACGAACGCCCGTTTCGTCACCATGGATCCGGCCCACCCCGTCGCCCACGACCTGGGCATCTGGCGGGGCCGGATCGTGGGCCTGGACGAGGCCGTGACCGGGCTGCCCGCACGGGAGGTGATCGATCTTCAGGGCGCCACCGTGCTGCCCGGGTTCATCGACGCCCATGTGCATCTGGCCTGGACCGGCTTCAAGCAGAACACGCCGAGCATCGCGGGCCGCACGCGGATCGACGACGTGCTGGCCGTCGTGGAGGAAGCCGTCCTCCAAAAGGGCGCGCCCGGCGCCTGGGTGAACATCGCCGGCTACGACCAGCGGACCCTGGGCCGTCATCTGACCGCCGCCGAACTGGACCGGGTGAGCCACGGGCACAAGGTGTTCGTGCTGCACGACTCCGGACACGGCTGCGTCGTCAACACCGCCGTCCTGGACCTGCTCCCGGCCGGTGTCCCGCACGAGAACGGCTTCCTCGCCGAAGGCGCGATGGGCGCCGCCCGCGCACTGCGCCTGCCGCACTCCCAGGAGGAACTCGCCGAGGCGATCGGACGCGCGGCCCGGACCTGCGTAGCCGAAGGCGTCACCGCCTGCGCCGAGGCAGGCATCGGCGGCACTCTCTTCGGGCACAGCCCGGTCGAACTCGGCGCCTACCAACTCGCCCGCGAAAAAGGCCTGTTGCCGCTGCGGGTGCAGCTCATGGTCGCCGCTGACCGGCTGCGACCGGTCGGCGCGCACGAGGCCGACGGCATTCCCAGGGCCCTCGACCTCGGCCTGCGCACCGGCTTCGGTGAGGACTGGCTCTCCGTCGGCGCCCTGAAGATCTACACCGACGGCGGCATGATGGCCCGTACCGCCGCGCTGAGCAGCCCCTACGAAGGGCTGGACCACACGGGCCAGTTGCAGGACGAGCCGGAAACGCTCACCGAGACGATCGTGGCCGGCCACCTCGCCGGCTGGCAGCTCGCCGTGCACGCCATCGGCGACCGCGCGGCCGATGTCGTCCTCGACGCCCTGGAACGGGCCCAGCGCCTGCGCCCGCGCCACGGCGTCCGGCACCGCGTCGAACACGCGGGCCTCATCCGCCCCGACCAGCTCTCGCGCTTCGCGCGGCTCGGTGTGAGCGCGGTCGTCCAGCCCAACTTCCTGCGCTACTTCGGCGACGACTACGCGGCGATCATGGGCGAGGAGCGGGCGCCGTGGCTGTACCGGGGCAAGGGATTCCTGGACCACGGCATCACCCTGGTCGGCAGCTCCGACCGGCCGGTCACCGACGGATCCCCGCTGCGGGCCGTCCAGTTCATGGTCGAGCGCGCCTCCGAGTCCGGCCAGGTGATCGGCCCCGACGAGGCAATCACCGTGGACGAGGCGCTGCGCGCCTACACCGTCGCCGGTGCCTATGCCTGCCACTGGGAGGACAGTATCGGCAGCCTCTCCCCGGGCAAGCGCGCCGACCTGGTCGTGCTCGGCGACGACCCGCGGCGTGTCGACACCTCCCGCATCGGCGACATCGAGGTGGTGGCGACCTACGTCGACGGTCGCGATCGCGGCGACGGCGGACCTGAAAGCGGGGAAGGGAAGCGTTGA
- a CDS encoding GNAT family N-acetyltransferase, whose product MNTATPRTAPPLPCAPVTAICVVRPARPEDAAALAALSQPFVTSGELRRRPVALYAAHAADFLVAEGPGGALEGCLALRVHAADAEGGRGPAGVLYNFCVARHRQGSGLGGRLLRAVLATARAQSVGCLFTATVGSGGLFLRHGFAPAGVRLAPPVWATSLDPRRNARVLARPL is encoded by the coding sequence TTGAACACGGCCACGCCGCGCACCGCACCGCCGTTGCCGTGTGCTCCTGTCACGGCGATCTGCGTCGTACGCCCCGCCCGTCCCGAGGACGCCGCCGCACTCGCCGCCCTGTCCCAACCCTTCGTGACCTCAGGGGAGTTACGCCGGCGACCCGTCGCGCTCTACGCCGCCCACGCGGCCGATTTCCTCGTGGCCGAGGGACCCGGCGGAGCCTTGGAGGGCTGCCTGGCTCTGCGCGTCCACGCGGCCGACGCGGAAGGGGGCCGCGGCCCCGCGGGCGTGCTCTACAACTTCTGCGTGGCCCGGCACCGGCAGGGCAGCGGGCTGGGAGGCCGGCTGTTGCGTGCCGTGCTGGCCACGGCGCGCGCCCAGTCGGTGGGCTGCCTGTTCACCGCGACGGTCGGCAGCGGCGGCCTCTTCCTGCGGCACGGGTTCGCCCCGGCCGGCGTGCGCCTCGCGCCGCCGGTCTGGGCGACGTCCCTGGACCCGCGCCGCAACGCTCGCGTCCTCGCGCGACCCCTGTGA
- the argB gene encoding acetylglutamate kinase, which translates to MTRADQVATCSTEELHPPEELRGSTVVVKYGGHAMVDPALQRTFARDVVELWRAGLRPVVVHGGGPQISAMLDRLGLETRFEAGLRVTTPETMDVVRMVLTGRVQRELVGHINAHGPLAVGMTGEDAHTMTAVRRPAWVDGRAVDIGLVGDVVDVNPRAVRTLLEQGHIPVVSPVARGEDAQVYNVNADLAASALAVALGAARLVVLTDVAGLYADWPHSTEVIERLTVEELAALLPRLAAGMLPKMEGCLRAVRGGVRRAHVLDGRVPHALLRGVLGRNSPGTLVLPEHGSGIPCAGARSA; encoded by the coding sequence GTGACCCGAGCCGACCAGGTCGCGACCTGCTCCACCGAAGAGCTCCACCCACCGGAGGAACTCCGGGGCAGCACCGTCGTCGTCAAGTACGGCGGCCACGCCATGGTGGACCCCGCCCTTCAGCGGACGTTCGCCCGCGACGTCGTGGAACTGTGGCGCGCGGGCCTGCGCCCGGTCGTCGTGCACGGCGGCGGACCGCAGATCAGCGCGATGCTCGACCGCCTCGGTCTGGAGACCCGCTTCGAGGCGGGTCTCAGGGTCACCACTCCGGAGACCATGGACGTGGTGCGCATGGTGCTGACGGGCCGGGTCCAGCGGGAGCTGGTCGGTCACATCAACGCCCATGGCCCCCTCGCCGTGGGGATGACGGGCGAGGACGCGCACACCATGACGGCCGTACGGCGGCCGGCCTGGGTGGACGGCCGGGCGGTGGACATCGGCCTGGTCGGGGACGTCGTCGACGTGAATCCGCGCGCGGTGCGCACGCTCCTGGAGCAGGGGCACATTCCGGTGGTCTCCCCCGTGGCCCGGGGTGAGGACGCGCAGGTGTACAACGTGAACGCCGATCTGGCGGCGTCGGCGCTGGCCGTGGCCCTCGGCGCCGCCCGCCTGGTGGTGCTCACCGACGTGGCGGGACTGTACGCCGACTGGCCGCACAGCACCGAGGTGATCGAGCGGCTGACCGTCGAGGAACTGGCCGCGCTGCTACCGAGGCTGGCGGCCGGGATGCTGCCGAAGATGGAGGGGTGTCTGCGGGCCGTCCGTGGCGGTGTACGCAGGGCGCACGTGCTCGACGGCCGCGTGCCGCACGCACTGCTGCGGGGCGTACTGGGCCGGAACAGCCCCGGCACCCTGGTTCTGCCGGAGCACGGCTCCGGCATCCCGTGCGCCGGGGCTCGTTCCGCCTGA
- a CDS encoding isochorismatase family protein, with the protein MNSPTPWACRSSSARSRPDSRRARGVWSPTWGPGIGDEPDAAAIIAPLRPRPGEHLLANVRHNAFLRGHLGRLLRSGGRDQLIIYGVHAHFGVLLTAADAFMNDIQPFVVADAVADISAEEHSLALRWAARSGVVCTTDSLLRGLLFHKERRKA; encoded by the coding sequence GTGAACTCGCCGACGCCCTGGGCCTGCCGGTCGTCTTCGGCGCGGAGCCGGCCGGACAGCCGCCGGGCACGCGGGGTCTGGTCGCCGACCTGGGGGCCAGGCATCGGGGACGAGCCGGACGCCGCCGCGATCATCGCGCCCCTCAGGCCCCGCCCCGGCGAGCACCTGCTGGCCAATGTGCGGCACAACGCCTTCCTGCGCGGCCATCTCGGCAGACTGCTGCGCTCTGGGGGCCGCGACCAGCTGATCATCTACGGGGTGCACGCACATTTCGGCGTCCTGCTGACGGCGGCGGACGCCTTCATGAACGACATCCAGCCGTTCGTCGTCGCCGACGCGGTGGCCGACATCTCCGCCGAGGAACACTCCCTGGCCCTTCGATGGGCCGCGCGCAGCGGCGTGGTCTGCACGACGGACTCCCTGCTGCGCGGCCTGCTCTTCCACAAGGAGCGGCGGAAGGCGTGA
- a CDS encoding oxygenase MpaB family protein, whose protein sequence is MDVRVVSGVRARLGEALFSRVAGPDGPANRARIHTTPGPRWFGAERPIRVVHGDASMFIGGLRALLLQSLHPLAMAAVAAHSGYRGDPWGRLQRTSTFLAVTTFGTAEDARSAVERVRAIHERVKGVSAEGESYWAADPHLLEWVHVAETDSFLRAHERFGARPLASTDYDAYVADTAKVATALGVPDPPRTRAELQARLAAYRPELRATPQCRETARFLLLQPPLPLVARPAYALLAANAVTSLPEWARRLLGLPRVPVFEDIAVPLTGHVLTRAIRWSMNPPPSGAVR, encoded by the coding sequence ATGGACGTCCGCGTGGTTTCCGGCGTGCGGGCCAGGCTCGGCGAGGCGCTCTTCAGTCGTGTCGCGGGGCCGGACGGTCCCGCCAACCGGGCTCGCATCCACACCACCCCGGGGCCGCGATGGTTCGGCGCGGAACGGCCCATCCGCGTCGTGCACGGCGACGCCTCGATGTTCATCGGTGGCCTGCGCGCCCTGCTGCTGCAATCCCTGCACCCGCTGGCCATGGCCGCCGTGGCCGCGCATTCCGGATACCGCGGTGACCCCTGGGGGCGGTTGCAGCGCACGAGTACGTTCCTCGCCGTGACGACCTTCGGAACCGCCGAAGACGCCCGCAGCGCCGTCGAACGGGTCCGCGCGATCCATGAGCGGGTCAAGGGGGTGTCAGCCGAGGGCGAGTCCTACTGGGCGGCCGATCCCCACCTCCTCGAGTGGGTGCACGTCGCCGAGACGGACAGCTTCCTGCGCGCCCACGAGCGCTTCGGGGCCCGGCCCCTCGCATCCACCGACTACGACGCCTACGTGGCGGACACGGCGAAGGTGGCGACGGCCCTCGGGGTGCCGGACCCGCCACGGACGCGGGCGGAGCTCCAAGCCCGCCTGGCCGCGTACCGTCCGGAACTCCGTGCCACCCCGCAGTGCCGGGAGACCGCGCGCTTCCTGCTGCTCCAGCCACCGCTGCCGCTTGTCGCCCGGCCCGCCTACGCTCTGCTCGCCGCCAACGCGGTGACGTCCCTCCCGGAGTGGGCCCGCAGGCTGCTGGGGCTTCCGCGCGTCCCCGTGTTCGAGGACATCGCGGTGCCGCTCACCGGCCATGTCCTGACCAGGGCGATCAGGTGGAGCATGAATCCCCCGCCGTCGGGCGCCGTCCGGTGA
- a CDS encoding MAB_1171c family putative transporter — MITFLHVFCSVAAWIGFCYMLNSYRRNRDDPALRYLCVTFGLSGISFTLLVPAVWIRLDSLIGVPNITALLASSGVICLVFGQQITLQYWNHPPAIARRKARTRIVLCGLTLAATTILFVNLEPLVRHPEDFSVYEGHSAYYFTYLLIYIGVYTSGEVIIARTSWKSAKETGNPHLRAGLQFLAVGACLTLGYSAIRLGNLFGSLFGVDLPHRNELSWLFGNTGAFLTIVGFTFPGWAPRLQPAYDWCVRFLAYHRLHSLWATMHQAIPEIALSPPGRRIYDFATVRELEYRLYRRVIEIRDGQLALLPYADCTSVVRAEAFARKSGLSEGAIRSVTAAVAISTALNRLPGGQPSCSDMRLPRATGSADSDLDSEVTELLAIWCELRSMIASNSWYWRSDEMRREVQGGGDPERVCAAHGSGAAA, encoded by the coding sequence GTGATCACGTTCCTGCACGTGTTCTGCAGCGTGGCGGCATGGATCGGCTTCTGCTACATGCTGAATTCCTACCGCCGCAACAGGGACGATCCGGCGCTCCGCTACCTGTGCGTCACGTTCGGCCTGTCCGGGATCAGCTTCACGCTTCTGGTTCCCGCGGTCTGGATACGCCTGGACTCCTTGATCGGCGTTCCCAACATCACCGCCCTGCTGGCCTCGAGCGGCGTCATCTGCCTCGTCTTCGGCCAGCAGATCACCCTCCAGTACTGGAACCACCCTCCGGCCATCGCCCGCAGGAAGGCCCGGACCCGGATCGTCCTGTGCGGTCTCACTCTGGCCGCGACGACGATTCTCTTCGTCAACCTCGAACCCTTGGTCCGGCACCCCGAGGACTTCAGCGTCTACGAGGGGCACTCCGCCTATTACTTCACCTACCTCCTGATTTACATCGGCGTATACACGAGTGGCGAGGTCATCATCGCCCGTACGTCGTGGAAGAGCGCCAAGGAGACGGGGAACCCGCACCTCAGGGCCGGCCTCCAATTCCTCGCGGTGGGCGCCTGTCTGACACTCGGATACAGTGCGATCAGGTTGGGAAACCTGTTTGGATCGCTGTTCGGGGTCGATTTACCGCACCGCAACGAGTTGTCGTGGCTTTTCGGGAACACCGGAGCGTTCCTCACCATCGTGGGTTTCACTTTTCCCGGCTGGGCGCCTCGCCTTCAGCCCGCGTACGACTGGTGCGTGAGGTTCCTTGCCTATCACCGCCTCCACTCCCTATGGGCGACGATGCATCAGGCCATTCCGGAAATCGCGCTCTCCCCGCCCGGTCGCAGGATCTACGACTTCGCAACAGTCAGGGAGCTGGAGTACCGGCTCTACCGACGCGTGATCGAGATCAGGGACGGGCAACTCGCCCTGCTTCCATATGCCGACTGCACCTCGGTCGTCCGGGCGGAGGCGTTTGCCCGCAAGTCCGGCTTGAGCGAGGGCGCCATCCGGTCGGTCACTGCCGCTGTGGCCATCAGCACGGCCCTGAACCGCCTGCCAGGGGGGCAACCCTCCTGCTCAGACATGAGACTGCCTCGAGCCACAGGTTCCGCCGATTCGGACCTGGACAGCGAGGTCACCGAACTGCTGGCTATCTGGTGCGAGTTGAGGTCGATGATCGCGTCCAACAGCTGGTACTGGAGATCGGACGAGATGAGGCGGGAAGTACAAGGTGGCGGGGATCCGGAACGAGTCTGCGCGGCACACGGGTCTGGCGCAGCGGCTTGA
- a CDS encoding ImmA/IrrE family metallo-endopeptidase — translation MNLRRRCEKIVRSIDTSEPLPIADLCRKVSEQTGRPILLQEMSLPAGSPSGLWLSTGRIDYIFHDSRASQLHKDHVIAHELGHILCDHRCDNDISDLTSRLMPNLAPEMILRVLHRSRYDAVEEQEAEIIASLLMYRMKRRRGEASRTKTPVHMIRRIERTLLRNRRTAP, via the coding sequence ATGAACCTGCGTCGACGTTGCGAGAAGATAGTTCGTAGTATCGACACATCCGAGCCACTCCCCATCGCAGATCTCTGCAGAAAAGTCAGCGAGCAAACCGGTCGCCCGATCTTATTACAGGAGATGTCCCTTCCCGCGGGCTCCCCCAGCGGTTTATGGCTGTCGACAGGGAGGATCGACTACATTTTCCACGACAGCCGGGCGAGTCAATTACACAAGGACCATGTCATCGCACATGAACTGGGACACATCCTGTGCGACCACCGGTGCGACAACGACATCTCCGACTTGACCTCCCGGTTGATGCCGAATCTCGCGCCGGAGATGATTCTCCGTGTACTGCACCGGTCCCGTTATGACGCGGTGGAGGAGCAGGAAGCCGAAATCATCGCTTCACTCCTCATGTACCGGATGAAACGCCGACGGGGCGAAGCGAGCAGAACCAAGACCCCCGTGCACATGATCAGGCGCATCGAGAGGACTCTACTCCGGAACCGGCGGACCGCGCCGTGA
- a CDS encoding helix-turn-helix domain-containing protein has protein sequence MTDTAPDTAPTFADRLNHLFHTVAPAGRGPYSTDEVARVISATGVSISSSYIWLLRNGQRNNPTLRHIGALAKFFGVPPAYFFDDRVAEEVDAELEFLVSLRDVGVQRIALRAAGLSPESLQSISDIIERIRDLEGLPKDTSDGNSTKSLPKPPHGRA, from the coding sequence ATGACTGACACGGCTCCCGACACCGCTCCCACCTTCGCCGACCGGCTGAACCACCTGTTCCACACGGTCGCACCAGCCGGGCGCGGGCCGTACAGCACGGACGAGGTCGCCCGTGTCATCTCGGCCACTGGCGTATCGATCTCCAGCAGCTACATCTGGCTGCTCCGGAACGGACAGCGGAACAATCCGACGCTGCGTCACATCGGCGCCTTGGCCAAGTTCTTCGGCGTGCCACCGGCGTACTTCTTCGATGACCGAGTAGCCGAAGAGGTCGACGCCGAGCTTGAATTCCTCGTTTCCCTCCGCGATGTCGGCGTCCAGCGGATCGCGCTGCGCGCGGCCGGCCTGTCACCCGAGAGCCTTCAGTCGATCAGTGACATCATCGAGCGGATCAGGGACCTCGAGGGCCTTCCCAAGGACACCAGCGACGGCAACAGCACCAAAAGTTTGCCTAAACCCCCCCACGGAAGAGCTTGA
- a CDS encoding PhzA/PhzB family protein, which yields MSDVAQSQGFTDRQELRRLNRATVERYMNTKGKDRLERHLLFTEDGVGGLWTTDTGSPIAIKGRDRLAEHAVWSLRCFPDWEWYNVQIFETDDPNHLWVECDGHGKILFEGYPEGYYENHFLHSFELVDGKIRRQREFMNPFEQLRALGIPVPEIKRAGIPT from the coding sequence ATGTCGGACGTCGCGCAGTCCCAGGGATTCACCGACCGGCAGGAACTCCGCCGGCTCAACCGGGCGACGGTCGAGCGGTACATGAACACCAAGGGCAAGGACCGGCTGGAGCGGCATCTGCTGTTCACGGAGGACGGCGTCGGCGGTCTGTGGACCACCGACACCGGGTCGCCCATCGCCATCAAGGGCCGGGACAGGCTCGCTGAGCACGCCGTGTGGTCCCTGCGGTGCTTCCCCGACTGGGAGTGGTACAACGTCCAGATCTTCGAGACCGACGACCCCAACCACCTGTGGGTGGAGTGCGACGGGCACGGCAAGATCCTTTTCGAGGGGTATCCCGAGGGCTACTACGAGAACCACTTCCTGCACTCCTTCGAACTGGTGGACGGGAAGATCAGGCGGCAACGCGAGTTCATGAACCCGTTCGAGCAGCTGCGCGCACTTGGTATCCCCGTACCGGAGATCAAACGCGCGGGCATCCCCACCTGA
- a CDS encoding 3-deoxy-7-phosphoheptulonate synthase, which yields MQEVLSDIRGLEALQQPEWPDPFEADRTRSELADRPPLVRPADLLTLRALLARVAAGEALVVQAGDCAEDPGERTHGDVARKAALLEVLAGTLRMSTAKPVLRAGRIAGQFAKPRSRPTETLNGGEVTSYRGHLVNAPEPDPEARRPDPRRLLAGYRAAEEIMGHLGWRGPAGDPLIVPPVWTSHEALLLDYELPLLREDGEGRLFLGSTHWPWIGERTRQVDGAHVALLSRVINPVACKVGPRTTPDELVALCRRLDPLREPGRLTLIARMGSDRVAACLPPLVSAVRGEGHPVIWLTDPMHGNTVTAPGGTKTRRVTAVSEEVARFQEVVTAMGGTCGGLHLETTPDDVTECISTEADLDRVGDKYTSLCDPRLNPRQAVSVLSVWNS from the coding sequence GTGCAGGAAGTCCTGAGTGACATCCGCGGCCTCGAGGCGTTACAGCAGCCCGAGTGGCCCGACCCTTTCGAAGCGGACCGCACACGGTCGGAACTGGCCGACCGCCCCCCACTCGTACGCCCCGCAGACCTCCTCACCCTGCGCGCACTGCTCGCCCGGGTCGCCGCGGGCGAGGCCCTGGTGGTACAGGCCGGCGACTGCGCCGAAGATCCCGGCGAACGCACGCACGGCGACGTCGCGCGCAAGGCCGCCCTCCTGGAGGTGCTGGCCGGGACCCTGCGGATGAGCACGGCCAAGCCGGTCCTGCGGGCCGGGCGCATCGCGGGCCAGTTCGCGAAGCCCCGCTCCCGCCCCACCGAGACCCTGAACGGCGGGGAAGTCACCTCCTACCGCGGCCACTTGGTCAACGCCCCCGAACCCGATCCGGAAGCGCGGCGCCCCGACCCGCGCCGTCTCCTGGCCGGCTACCGGGCCGCCGAGGAGATCATGGGGCACCTCGGATGGCGGGGGCCCGCCGGGGACCCCCTCATCGTGCCACCGGTCTGGACGAGTCACGAGGCACTCCTGCTCGACTACGAACTGCCCCTGCTCCGCGAGGACGGCGAGGGCCGCCTTTTCCTCGGCTCCACCCACTGGCCCTGGATCGGAGAACGCACCCGCCAGGTCGACGGCGCCCACGTCGCCCTGCTCTCGCGCGTGATCAACCCGGTGGCGTGCAAGGTCGGACCCCGCACCACACCGGACGAACTCGTCGCCCTGTGCCGACGACTCGATCCGCTGCGCGAACCGGGCCGACTCACCCTCATCGCACGCATGGGATCCGACCGGGTCGCCGCGTGCCTGCCTCCCCTGGTGTCAGCCGTGCGCGGCGAAGGACACCCCGTCATCTGGCTGACCGACCCCATGCACGGCAACACGGTCACGGCGCCGGGCGGGACCAAGACCCGGCGCGTCACAGCGGTCTCGGAGGAAGTGGCGCGCTTCCAGGAGGTCGTCACCGCCATGGGAGGCACCTGCGGCGGCCTGCACCTGGAGACCACCCCCGACGACGTCACCGAGTGCATCTCGACCGAGGCCGATCTTGACCGGGTCGGCGACAAGTACACGAGCCTGTGCGACCCGCGCCTCAACCCCCGTCAGGCCGTTTCGGTGCTGTCCGTCTGGAACTCCTGA
- a CDS encoding isochorismatase family protein: protein MPGIPPIEPYSLPSAAELPVNLVDWKADPDRAVLLVHDMQRYFLAPLPDSTRAQLVDNAAALRDQCAAAGVPVAYTAQPGGMTEQQRGLLKDFWGQGMRPEPADREIVAELAPAAGDWLLTKWRYSAFFDSPLLDLLRDSGRDQLILCGVYAHVGVLATAVEAFSHDIQPFLVGDAVADFSARHHRMALGYAAERCGKIVTAKEIFE, encoded by the coding sequence ATGCCTGGTATACCGCCGATCGAACCGTACTCCCTGCCCTCCGCCGCCGAGTTGCCCGTCAACCTGGTCGACTGGAAGGCCGACCCGGACCGCGCCGTGCTGCTCGTCCACGACATGCAGCGCTACTTCCTGGCCCCGCTGCCGGACAGCACCCGCGCACAGCTCGTCGACAACGCGGCGGCACTGCGCGACCAGTGCGCCGCAGCCGGTGTCCCCGTGGCCTACACGGCCCAGCCCGGCGGCATGACCGAGCAACAGCGCGGTCTGCTGAAGGACTTCTGGGGCCAGGGCATGCGCCCGGAGCCGGCCGACCGCGAGATCGTCGCCGAACTCGCGCCCGCGGCGGGGGACTGGCTCCTGACCAAGTGGCGCTACAGCGCGTTCTTCGACTCACCGCTGCTCGACCTCCTCCGCGACAGCGGCCGGGACCAGCTGATCCTGTGCGGGGTCTACGCGCACGTCGGCGTCCTGGCGACCGCCGTCGAGGCGTTCTCCCACGACATCCAGCCCTTCCTGGTCGGTGACGCGGTCGCCGACTTCTCCGCACGGCACCACCGCATGGCGCTCGGCTACGCCGCAGAACGCTGCGGAAAGATCGTCACGGCGAAGGAGATCTTCGAGTGA